GTCCCCGGCTGGGCAAGGCGCCCGACGGGGCCTTCGCCCCCGGCCGGGCCCCGGAGCTGACCGGTGTGTCCGTGCCCGTGTGGAGCGCCGCGTACCGCCGCGCGTTCCTCACCGGGCACGAGCTCACCTTCTCCGCGAGCCACTTCACCGACATCGGCTGGGGCGGTCTGGTCACCCTCGCCGCCGAGCGCGTGGCCGTGCTGCGCTCGGTCTGCGTACGGCATCTGGTGCGCCGGCAGGGCAGCCGGCTGCACAGCCCCGGTGAGCACCAGCTCGACCTTCTCGCACAGGCCGAGCTGGTGCTGACCCGGGCCGCCGAACTCGCCCTGCCCGCCGACCGGTTGAAGCCGTTGTTCGCGCAGCTGTTCTCCCTCGTGCTGAGAACCGCCGCGCATCCGGAGCGGCTGCCCGCACGGCTGCGCCGGACCTTCTTCCGGCGGGCAAGCCGCCTCTACCGGCGCCACCGCCCGGTGGGCTTCCGGCCGCCCGCGGGCAGTGTCGGGGTGCAGCACCGGCTGCTCGCGGTCGGTGCCTACAGCGCGTTCCGGGCGCTGCGGGGCATCAACCAGGGCGCGGCCAGGGTGGTGAAGAAGGCGCCGGTGCCGCGCATGGCGCGCACCCGGCTCCGGTACGCGCTGCGGCTACGCCGCCCGCTCGATCCGAACCTGGCCGTGTACTGCGCGTACTGGGGCCGTGGTTATGCCTGCAACCCTGCGGCGATCCACACCAAGGCCCGTGAACTGGCACCGCACATCCGCTCGGTGTTCCTGGTCGAGCCGGACGCGGTGGACAGCGTGCCGCAGGACGTCGAGTACGCGGTGATCGGCAGCCGGAAGTACTGGGACGTGCTCGCCCGCGCCAAGTACCTGGTCAACAACGCCAACTTCGCGGACGGCGTCGTCAAACGCCCCGGCAGTGTGCACCTTCAGACGCAGCACGGCACCCCGCTGAAGAAGATGGGCGTCGACCAGTCGACGTATCCCGTGGTGGCGGCCGCGACGGGCAGTTTCACCAAGCTGCTGGCACGCGTGGACCGCTGGGACTACAACCTCTCCTCCAACCGGCACTCCACCCAGATGTGGGAGCGGGCCTTCCCGGGGTCCTACGAGGCCCTCGAATACGGCTATCCCCGCAACGACGTCTACTACACGGCGACCGCCGCCGACGTCGCCCGTATCCGCCGTGACCTGGGCGTCCCCGAGGGCAAGACGGCCCTTCTGTACGCGCCCACGCATCGCGACTACAGCACCGGCTTCGATGCCCACCTCGGCCTGGAGGAGCTCTGCGAGGCGATCGGCGACGACTTCGTCGTCCTGCTGCGTGCCCACTACTTCTACGACCGGGGTACGGCGAGCGGCAGCGGCCGGATCATCGACGTCACGCGGCACCGCTCCTCCGAGGACGTCTGCCTGGCCGCCGACGCGCTGATCACCGACTACTCGTCGATCATGTTCGACTACGCCAACCTGAACCGGCCGATCGTCGTGTACGCGAACGACTGGGAGGTCTACCGGGAGACCCGGGGCGTCTACTTCGACCTGATGCAGGACCCGCCGGGCCGGGTGGCCCGTACTCCTGAGGAGCTGGCCGCCGTCTTCCGCGACGGCTCCTATGCGGACGACTTCGCCGCCGCCCTGCGCTCCGCCTTCCGCGAGCGCTTCTGCCAGTTCGACGACGGACGCGCCGCCGAACGCGTCGTACGCCGGGTGCTGCTGGGCGAGCCGCCCGAGTCGATCCCGCCCGTGATCCCGCTCGCCGAGCGCATCCCGGCCCCGGCCCACGCCCTCGCAAGGAGCTGACCCCCGTGCCCCGCTTCAGCATCATCGTCCCCGTCTTCAAGGTGCAGGGCTTTCTGCGCGAGTGCCTCGACTCGGTGCTCGGGCAGTCGTACGCCGACTTCGAGGTGATCGCGGTCGACGACCGTTCGCCCGACGGCTGCGGCGCCATCCTCGACGAGTACGCGAAGCTCGACGCGCGGGTGCGGGTGCTGCACCTGCCCGAGAACGTCGGCCTGGGCCGGGCCCGCAACGCCGGAATGCCGCACGCCACCGGCGACTTCCTCTTCTTCCTCGACAGCGACGACACGCTCACCCCCGGCGCGCTGCGCGCGATCGCCGACCGGCTGGAGGAGACCGCCGACCCGGACGTCCTGGTCTTCGACTACGCCCGGACCTACTGGTGGGGCGGCACCCGCCGCAACGCCCTGGCCCAAGTGCTCGCCGAGGCCGGCGACGGCGTCTTCACCGCGGCCGAGAACCCGGAGATCCTCGAACTGCTGATGGTGGTGTGGAACAAGGTCTACCGCCGGGACTTCGTCACCGAGCACGGCTTCGCCTTCCCACCGGGCTACTACGAGGACACCCCCTGGACCTTCCCCACCCTGCTGAGCGCCCGGCGGATCGCGACGCTCGACCGGATCTGCCTGAACTACCGGCAGCGCCGCCAGGGCAACATCCTGTCCACCACCAGCCGCAAGCACTTCGACATCCACGACCAGTACGGTCGGGTCTTCGCGTACGTCGACGCCCACCCGGAGCTGGCCCACTGGCGCCCGTACCTGCACCGCAAGATGGGCGAGCACTGTCTGGACATCCTCGCCAAGCCGGACCGGCTGCCCGCCCGTGACAAGGGCGAGTTCTTCCGCCGCACCGCCGAACTCTTCCGCGCGCACCGCACCGAGGAGCCGGTTCCCGCCGAGCTGCGGATCCTGGAGGGGAGTTATGTCCGCTACCGGGCCCGGCAGCGGGCCGCCGCCGTCAAGAAGGCGCTCGACCTGCGTGCCGAGCAGGCCCGCACGATGGCGGCCGGGCGGGTCGGAAACGGCCTGTCCTGGGTGCACGCACACCGCTCCCTGGACCCGAACCTGGCGGTCTACTCGGCGTTCTCCCACCGTGGCGTCCTCGGTGATCCGGCCGCCGTCCACCGCGCGGCACGCGATCTCGCCCCGCACATCCGGGGCGTGTGGGTGGTGCGCGAGGACCAGGTGGAGCACCTGCCCCCGGGCATCGAGTACGTCACCCCCGACTCCGTGCGCTACCGGCAGATCACCGCGCGGGCCATGTACTTCGTCAACAACGTCAACTGGCCGGGCACCCTGGTCAAACGGCCGGGCAGCGTGCACATCCACACCCATCAGGGCACCCCGCTGAAGTACATGGCGGCCGACCTGCTGGGCAAGCCGGGCGCCCGGTACGGCTTCGACGTGCCGCAGATGCTGCGCCGCGCCGACCGCTGGGACTACAGCCTGGTCGCCAACCGCCACTCCGAACTGGTCTGGGACCGCGCCTACCCGTGCCGCTTCACCTCGGCCCGCACGGGCAGCCCCCGCAACGATGTCCTCGTCAACGCGAAGCCCGACGACGGGGCCGCGTTCCGGTTCCGGCACGGCATCCCCGAGGACCACACGGTCGTGCTGTACGCGCCGACCCGCCGCGACCACGTCCGGGGCGGCCACGTCGACCGTTTCGACCTGGCCCGCTTCGCCGAGGACCTGGGCGAGGGCCACACCCTCGTCGTACGGCTGCACCCCTCGCTCGCGGACGGCCCGGCCCGCGGGATGGGGCTGGCCGAGCTGCACCGGCGGGGCATCGTGGTCGACGCCACCGACGAGCCGCGGGTGGAAGAGGTGATGCTCGCCTCGGACGCCCTGGTCACGGACTACTCGGCCCTCATGTTCGACTACGCCAACCTGGACCGGCCGATCGTCGTGCACGCCGACGACTGGGGCGCGTACACGGCGAGCAGGGGTGCCTACTTCGACATCACGGCCGACGCCCCGGGTCATGTCTCGCGCTCGTACCGGGAGCTGGCGTGGCTGTTCGCCTCCGGGTGCTGGCGGGACGAGGAGTCGGCGCGGCTGCGGGCCGGGTTCCGGGCGCGGTTCTGCGAGTTCGACGACGGGCGGGCGGCGCAGCGGGTGGTGCGGACGCTGATGCTGGGCGAGCCGGACGTCCCGGAGTCGGTCCCGGCACCGGCGGCCGGCGACCGCGACGTCCTGACGACCGGGACGCGCTGACCGGGACACACTGAGCCGAGCGGATCGAGGACGCGCCGATCGGGCGCGGGCGTGCGTACGGCCTCGTACGCCGTCGGACGCGGGGATACGTACGGCCTCGTACGCCGTCAAAGGCGTACGAGGCCGTACGGTCGCGCGAGGCGGGGATTACTCGACGACCAGCTCGACCGGGACGTTGCCGCGGGTCGCGTTGGAGTAGGGGCAGACCTGGTGGGCCTGCTCGACCAGCTTGCGGCCGGTCTCCTCGTCCACGGAGTCCGGCAGCTCGACGCGGAGGGTCACCTTCAGGGCGAAGCCCTCGCCCTGCTTGCCGATGCCGACCTCGGCGGTCACCGCGGCGTCGCTCACGTCCACCTTCGCAGCGCGGCCGACGAGGCCCAGGGCGCTGCCGAAGCAGGCGGCGTAACCGGCGGCGAAGAGCTGCTCCGGGTTGGTGCCCTTGCCGTCGCCGCCCAGCTCCACCGGCAGGGACAGCCCGAGGTCCAGCTTGCCGTCGGAGCTGACGGCACGCCCGTCGCGGCCGTGGGTGGCGGTGGCGACAGCGGTGTAGAGCGCGTCCATGGAGAAACCATCCCTCTCGAAGTCATGTCCGGCGGCCGGCTCTTCCGTCCGTCCGGACCGCCTCACGAAGACAATTAGAGCACACAATTCAGTTGCCCACAACTAAATGGCATGCACGAGCTATCCTGGAGCCATGACGACCACGCCGATCCCCAGCGCAGAGGCCTCTGCGGACGAGGAGTACCTGCGCCTCGAACATCAGATCTGCTTCTCTCTGCACGCCGCCTCCCGCGCCTTCAACGGCGTCTACCGCGTCGTGCTCAAGGACCTCGGCCTCACGTACCCGCAGTACCTGGTGATGCTCGTGCTGTGGGAGCACGGCGAGCTGCCGGTGAAGAGGCTCGGCGAGCATCTGCGGCTGGACTCCGGGACCCTGTCGCCGCTGCTGAAGCGGCTGGAGGCGGCGGGCCTGGTCCGACGGGAGCGCAGCACCCAGGACGAGCGGTCCGTGCACGTCCACCTCACGGACGAGGGCACGGCGCTGAAGCAGCCCGCGCTTCAGGTGCCGCGCCGGATCGCCGCGGCCACGGGCTTCGACCTGGAGGAGATCACCGACCTGCGGGCCCGCCTGGACCGGCTGACGGGGATGCTGGACAGTGCGGCACTGGAGGAGACACCGGGCTGCCTCTAGCCCTCCTGGAGCACTAGGTCCTGCCGCCGGCGGACCGGGACGCGTCGCGTCGTACATAGAGACGAAGGGTGACGCCGCGGATCATGTACTCCTTGCGGGTGACGAACTCCTCGTTGATGACCGCGCGCTTGGCGCGCTCGGTGGGGTTCCAGGGGGTCCAGGAGGGCCGCAGCGCGGACGGGTCGCCGACCACCCAGACGTACGCCAGCCCGCCGAGCCGCCGCCGCAGCTCCGCGGGGCCGGCCTCCCGTCCGTACAGCGTCCCGTCCACGGCGGCGGGCACGTCCAGCGCCACGTCCCGGACCCCCCGGAACCCCGCCGGATAGGCCAGCGCCGACCGCCGCTCCAGCGACGGCAGGAACAGCACGGGATCCCCGGGCCGCACCTCCCGGCCGGCGGCAGCGGCCACGGCGGCGAGATCATCGGGCCGGTTGACGGCACGCCGATCGGCCCGCAGCAGCGGAAACTGCACGAGCAGCACACCGCAGACGGCGAGCACACCGGCCAGCGCGACGCCCCGCCGCCACGGCCAGGAGGGCCGCCGGACGACGGCGCGAGCCTCGACCACAGGAACCCGCGACCGCTGCCGAAGGGCAACTCCACCGCCAGTGGGCCCGGGCCCACCCGGCGCGGCCGGCAGAGGGTCACCGGTGGCCGTGCCGTCGGTGCGCGGGCAGTCGTTCCCCCATGCGGAACGACTGCCCGCATACCGACCACCCGGCCACAGCCGCCATACGGCCCGGGCCACCCGCTCCGCCCCCGCCGCCGCCAGCAAGGGCGCCCCGGCCAGCGAATACAGCACATACCGGTCGTCGTACAACGGCGAGACCTGCGACACCCCCATCAACACCGCCGGCGGCAGCACCATCAACGGCAACGCCACCCCCGCCAGGGAAACCCCCGGCTTCGGTTCCGGCAGCCGCACAGCCAGCGCCATCAGCACCAAGTACGGCACCAGAACCACCCGCGCGGGCCCCGCGAACTCCCCCACCAGCCGTTCCACACTCCGCCCGTCCGGTGCCGTCAGCCACGCCACCTGCGCCGCCTGGCCCCGCGACACCAGCACCAGCGGCAGCAGCACCACGAGGGCGGCCCCGACCGCGCACAGCCACCGCAGCCACGCCTTCCCCGGCACCCGTGCGAGCGCCAGCGTGCAGGCGTGCGCCAGGAGCACCAGCACCGCGAACTCGTGCAGCACACAGGTGACGGCGACGACCACTCCGTAGGGCCACCACGTCCCGCCCCGCACCGCCCGCACGAGCAGCAGCGTCGCGCCCGCGACCCCGGCCGCGACCAGCGCGTACGAGCGGCCCTCCTGCGCGTAGTGGCCGACCATCGGCGTGACCGCGTACAGCAGCCCCGCCCACAGCCCCACCCGCGGCCGGCCCAGCCGCGTGCCCAGCGCGGCGACCAGGCCCGCCGTCAGGGCGGCCCCGCACACCGAGGGCAGCCGCAGCAGCACCTCGCCCGGATGGACGGCAAGGACCATGTGCATCAGCAGGTAGTACAGGCCGTGCACCGCGTCCACGGTGCCCAGCAGATGCCAGATCTGCGGCGTGGAGCGGCGCGCGACCTGGAAGGTGACCGCCTCGTCGCGCCACATGCCGTCGCGGTCCAGCCCCCACAACCCGAGCGCGAACATGACGACCACGGGAACAAGGACGGCCATGCGGTCCGTACGCCTCATCGGTAACCGACTCATGCGTGCATTCAACATGCGCTGAATTTGTACTATTAACCAACCTTTGCAGGTTATTGACGGCGTATCTGCGCACAT
The Streptomyces sp. CGMCC 4.7035 DNA segment above includes these coding regions:
- a CDS encoding bifunctional glycosyltransferase family 2 protein/CDP-glycerol:glycerophosphate glycerophosphotransferase, yielding MPRFSIIVPALGVAGRLSQALDSVLAQSFGDFELIPVCDAPDSPAGTVAAARAERDRRVVPLTSPPSGGPGVARTAGTGAATGTYLLFLDGDDVLAPGALAAIDARLAATGDVDVLYFDHERVHWWDAETSSPRLGKAPDGAFAPGRAPELTGVSVPVWSAAYRRAFLTGHELTFSASHFTDIGWGGLVTLAAERVAVLRSVCVRHLVRRQGSRLHSPGEHQLDLLAQAELVLTRAAELALPADRLKPLFAQLFSLVLRTAAHPERLPARLRRTFFRRASRLYRRHRPVGFRPPAGSVGVQHRLLAVGAYSAFRALRGINQGAARVVKKAPVPRMARTRLRYALRLRRPLDPNLAVYCAYWGRGYACNPAAIHTKARELAPHIRSVFLVEPDAVDSVPQDVEYAVIGSRKYWDVLARAKYLVNNANFADGVVKRPGSVHLQTQHGTPLKKMGVDQSTYPVVAAATGSFTKLLARVDRWDYNLSSNRHSTQMWERAFPGSYEALEYGYPRNDVYYTATAADVARIRRDLGVPEGKTALLYAPTHRDYSTGFDAHLGLEELCEAIGDDFVVLLRAHYFYDRGTASGSGRIIDVTRHRSSEDVCLAADALITDYSSIMFDYANLNRPIVVYANDWEVYRETRGVYFDLMQDPPGRVARTPEELAAVFRDGSYADDFAAALRSAFRERFCQFDDGRAAERVVRRVLLGEPPESIPPVIPLAERIPAPAHALARS
- a CDS encoding bifunctional glycosyltransferase/CDP-glycerol:glycerophosphate glycerophosphotransferase, which produces MPRFSIIVPVFKVQGFLRECLDSVLGQSYADFEVIAVDDRSPDGCGAILDEYAKLDARVRVLHLPENVGLGRARNAGMPHATGDFLFFLDSDDTLTPGALRAIADRLEETADPDVLVFDYARTYWWGGTRRNALAQVLAEAGDGVFTAAENPEILELLMVVWNKVYRRDFVTEHGFAFPPGYYEDTPWTFPTLLSARRIATLDRICLNYRQRRQGNILSTTSRKHFDIHDQYGRVFAYVDAHPELAHWRPYLHRKMGEHCLDILAKPDRLPARDKGEFFRRTAELFRAHRTEEPVPAELRILEGSYVRYRARQRAAAVKKALDLRAEQARTMAAGRVGNGLSWVHAHRSLDPNLAVYSAFSHRGVLGDPAAVHRAARDLAPHIRGVWVVREDQVEHLPPGIEYVTPDSVRYRQITARAMYFVNNVNWPGTLVKRPGSVHIHTHQGTPLKYMAADLLGKPGARYGFDVPQMLRRADRWDYSLVANRHSELVWDRAYPCRFTSARTGSPRNDVLVNAKPDDGAAFRFRHGIPEDHTVVLYAPTRRDHVRGGHVDRFDLARFAEDLGEGHTLVVRLHPSLADGPARGMGLAELHRRGIVVDATDEPRVEEVMLASDALVTDYSALMFDYANLDRPIVVHADDWGAYTASRGAYFDITADAPGHVSRSYRELAWLFASGCWRDEESARLRAGFRARFCEFDDGRAAQRVVRTLMLGEPDVPESVPAPAAGDRDVLTTGTR
- a CDS encoding organic hydroperoxide resistance protein — encoded protein: MDALYTAVATATHGRDGRAVSSDGKLDLGLSLPVELGGDGKGTNPEQLFAAGYAACFGSALGLVGRAAKVDVSDAAVTAEVGIGKQGEGFALKVTLRVELPDSVDEETGRKLVEQAHQVCPYSNATRGNVPVELVVE
- a CDS encoding MarR family winged helix-turn-helix transcriptional regulator; this translates as MTTTPIPSAEASADEEYLRLEHQICFSLHAASRAFNGVYRVVLKDLGLTYPQYLVMLVLWEHGELPVKRLGEHLRLDSGTLSPLLKRLEAAGLVRRERSTQDERSVHVHLTDEGTALKQPALQVPRRIAAATGFDLEEITDLRARLDRLTGMLDSAALEETPGCL
- a CDS encoding glycosyltransferase family 39 protein, with product MRRTDRMAVLVPVVVMFALGLWGLDRDGMWRDEAVTFQVARRSTPQIWHLLGTVDAVHGLYYLLMHMVLAVHPGEVLLRLPSVCGAALTAGLVAALGTRLGRPRVGLWAGLLYAVTPMVGHYAQEGRSYALVAAGVAGATLLLVRAVRGGTWWPYGVVVAVTCVLHEFAVLVLLAHACTLALARVPGKAWLRWLCAVGAALVVLLPLVLVSRGQAAQVAWLTAPDGRSVERLVGEFAGPARVVLVPYLVLMALAVRLPEPKPGVSLAGVALPLMVLPPAVLMGVSQVSPLYDDRYVLYSLAGAPLLAAAGAERVARAVWRLWPGGRYAGSRSAWGNDCPRTDGTATGDPLPAAPGGPGPTGGGVALRQRSRVPVVEARAVVRRPSWPWRRGVALAGVLAVCGVLLVQFPLLRADRRAVNRPDDLAAVAAAAGREVRPGDPVLFLPSLERRSALAYPAGFRGVRDVALDVPAAVDGTLYGREAGPAELRRRLGGLAYVWVVGDPSALRPSWTPWNPTERAKRAVINEEFVTRKEYMIRGVTLRLYVRRDASRSAGGRT